In Malus sylvestris chromosome 15, drMalSylv7.2, whole genome shotgun sequence, a single genomic region encodes these proteins:
- the LOC126604529 gene encoding phosphatidylglycerophosphate phosphatase PTPMT2-like codes for MKIEELEAEWDCDRNDGLYGRQIVGVDDAKRALVGAGARILFYPTLLYNVLRNKMEAEFRWWDEVDQFVLLGAVPFPKDVPQLKRLGVGGVITLNEPYETLVPTSLYRAHGIDHLVIPTRDYLFAPSFVDIDRAVEFIHKNASCGEITYVHCKAGRGRSTTIVLCYLVKYKNMTPSAALDYVRSRRPRVLLAPSQWKAVQEYSRCGSTTAACSPSGDAVLITKDDLEGYHGTYDDTAHKQLAIVPKMVKVSPMIARLSCLFASLKVSGNCGPVTRRLSVPEPRAC; via the exons ATGAAGATCGAGGAACTGGAGGCGGAGTGGGATTGCGATCGGAACGACGGCCTTTACGGGAGGCAGATAGTTGGGGTTGACGACGCCAAGCGAGCACTCGTTGGAGCCGGGGCGCGGATCCTCTTTTACCCGACCCTGTTGTATAATGTGCTGCGGAACAAGATGGAAGCTGAGTTCAGATGGTGGGATGAAGTTGACCAG TTTGTTCTCCTCGGTGCGGTTCCATTTCCCAAAGACGTTCCCCAGTTGAAGCGGCTAGGTGTTGGTGGTGTTATCACTCTCAACGAACCTTACGAAACTTTGGTTCCGACATCCTTGTATCGT GCCCATGGGATTGACCATCTTGTAATTCCCACGCGAGATTATCTATTTGCTCCTTCATTTGTTGATATTGACAGGGCTGTAGAATTCATTCACA AGAATGCATCCTGTGGTGAAATTACTTATGTGCACTGTAAAGCTGGTCGGGGAAGGAGCACAACTATCGTGCTTTGCTATTTG GTGAAATACAAGAACATGACACCATCTGCAGCCCTAGACTATGTCCGGTCTAGAAGACCACGTGTGCTGCTAGCCCCCTCACAATGGAAG GCTGTTCAAGAATACAGCAGATGTGGATCAACTACCGCAGCATGTTCTCCCTCAGGAGATGCAGTTTTAATTACCAAAGATGATCTTGAAGGGTACCATGGAACTTACGACGACACTGCTCATAAGCAGTTGGCAATTGTTCCCAAAATGGTGAAAGTCAGCCCCATGATAGCTAGGTTATCATGCCTTTTCGCATCCTTGAAAGTCTCAGGAAATTGTGGACCAGTCACGAGGCGGTTGTCTGTGCCGGAGCCACGTGCTTGCTGA
- the LOC126606054 gene encoding NAC domain-containing protein 75-like isoform X1, giving the protein MSKSNLGSIRSSDLIDAKLEEHQMCGSKQCPGCGHKFEGKPDWLGLPAGVKFDPTDQELIEHLEAKVEAKDSKSHPLIDEFIPTIEGEDGICYTHPEKLPGVTRDGLSRHFFHRPSKAYTTGTRKRRKIQTECDLQGGETRWHKTGKTRPVMVNGKQKGCKKILVLYTNFGKNRKPEKTNWVMHQYHLGQHEEEKEGELVVSKIFYQTQPRQCNWSDRASATTGEGSSDIMATTSRRDSGSGSCSSKEILPSHPHRDHDQMAATAVAAVASAAPISSYSGIDIHQLKSDHFSFGPFRKSFDEVGIGGEASTARERPETGTCEEIQEHHQRSVAVQRHHHHHHHMGHELVPDHQQQHQHEHQQQQQQQLHHHQQIATATAFHINRPSHPISTIISPSPLHHTSIILDQDSYSRLILQNENFQAQQQQQQHQQQQHHNQQQHHKMGDRSASGLEELIMGCTSSSSNIKEESSMPNPQEAEWMKYSSFWPDPDNPDHHG; this is encoded by the exons ATGAGTAAGAGTAATTTGGGGTCCATCAGAAGTTCTGATCTCATTGATGCAAAGCTTGAAGAGCATCAGATGTGCGGATCCAAGCAGTGTCCCGGTTGTGGACACAAGTTCGAAGGAAAGCCG GACTGGTTAGGTCTACCAGCAGgagtgaaatttgatccaacagatCAAGAACTAATTGAACACCTTGAAGCAAAGGTAGAAGCCAAAGACTCCAAATCTCACCCTTTGATTGATGAATTCATCCCTACAATTGAAGGAGAAGATGGGATTTGTTACACCCATCCTGAAAAACTTCCAG GAGTCACAAGAGATGGGTTGAGCAGGCACTTCTTCCATAGGCCATCAAAAGCCTACACAACTGGgacaagaaagagaagaaaaatccaAACAGAATGTGACTTGCAAGGAGGGGAAACAAGGTGGCACAAGACAGGCAAGACCAGGCCAGTCATGGTGAATGGAAAACAAAAAGGCTGCAAGAAAATTCTAGTCCTCTACACTAACTTTGGGAAAAACCGAAAACCCGAAAAAACGAATTGGGTGATGCACCAATACCATCTTGGGCAGCatgaggaggagaaagaaggagagcTTGTGGTGTCAAAGATATTCTATCAGACTCAGCCAAGGCAATGCAACTGGTCTGATAGAGCTAGTGCTACAACTGGAGAAGGAAGCAGTGATATTATGGCTACTACTAGCAGAAGAGATAGTGGGAGTGGGAGTTGTTCTTCTAAGGAAATATTACCTTCTCATCCTCATAGAGATCATGATCAAATGGCGGCAACAGCAGTAGCTGCGGTTGCTTCTGCTGCTCCAATTTCAAGCTACAGTGGCATTGACATTCATCAGCTGAAGTCAGACCACTTCAGCTTTGGCCCCTTCAGAAAAAGCTTTGATGAG GTGGGGATAGGAGGAGAGGCGTCGACGGCAAGGGAAAGACCAGAAACTGGCACGTGCGAAGAGATACAAGAGCACCACCAGAGATCAGTAGCAGTACAGcgtcatcatcaccatcatcatcatatgGGCCATGAACTAGTACCTGATCATCAGCAGCAGCATCAACATGAACAtcaacaacagcagcagcagcaactgcACCATCATCAACAAATTGCAACAGCTACAGCTTTCCACATCAATCGCCCTTCACATCCCATTTCCACCATCATCTCTCCATCTCCTCTCCACCACACCTCCATCATTCTTGATCAGGACTCCTACTCCCGGTTGATACTTCAAAACGAAAATTTCCAG GCacagcaacaacaacagcagCATCAACAGCAGCAACACCACAACCAACAACAGCATCATAAAATGGGAGATAGGTCTGCATCTGGTTTGGAGGAACTAATAATGGGCTGCACTTCCAGCAGTAGTAATATCAAAGAA GAGTCATCCATGCCAAACCCTCAAGAGGCAGAGTGGATGAAGTACTCTTCCTTCTGGCCTGACCCTGACAACCCAGATCATCATGGGTAG
- the LOC126606054 gene encoding NAC domain-containing protein 75-like isoform X2, with amino-acid sequence MSKSNLGSIRSSDLIDAKLEEHQMCGSKQCPGCGHKFEGKPDWLGLPAGVKFDPTDQELIEHLEAKVEAKDSKSHPLIDEFIPTIEGEDGICYTHPEKLPGVTRDGLSRHFFHRPSKAYTTGTRKRRKIQTECDLQGGETRWHKTGKTRPVMVNGKQKGCKKILVLYTNFGKNRKPEKTNWVMHQYHLGQHEEEKEGELVVSKIFYQTQPRQCNWSDRASATTGEGSSDIMATTSRRDSGSGSCSSKEILPSHPHRDHDQMAATAVAAVASAAPISSYSGIDIHQLKSDHFSFGPFRKSFDEVGIGGEASTARERPETGTCEEIQEHHQRSVAVQRHHHHHHHMGHELVPDHQQQHQHEHQQQQQQQLHHHQQIATATAFHINRPSHPISTIISPSPLHHTSIILDQDSYSRLILQNENFQAQQQQQQHQQQQHHNQQQHHKMGDRSASGLEELIMGCTSSSSNIKEKKISKSLRQLMQHILC; translated from the exons ATGAGTAAGAGTAATTTGGGGTCCATCAGAAGTTCTGATCTCATTGATGCAAAGCTTGAAGAGCATCAGATGTGCGGATCCAAGCAGTGTCCCGGTTGTGGACACAAGTTCGAAGGAAAGCCG GACTGGTTAGGTCTACCAGCAGgagtgaaatttgatccaacagatCAAGAACTAATTGAACACCTTGAAGCAAAGGTAGAAGCCAAAGACTCCAAATCTCACCCTTTGATTGATGAATTCATCCCTACAATTGAAGGAGAAGATGGGATTTGTTACACCCATCCTGAAAAACTTCCAG GAGTCACAAGAGATGGGTTGAGCAGGCACTTCTTCCATAGGCCATCAAAAGCCTACACAACTGGgacaagaaagagaagaaaaatccaAACAGAATGTGACTTGCAAGGAGGGGAAACAAGGTGGCACAAGACAGGCAAGACCAGGCCAGTCATGGTGAATGGAAAACAAAAAGGCTGCAAGAAAATTCTAGTCCTCTACACTAACTTTGGGAAAAACCGAAAACCCGAAAAAACGAATTGGGTGATGCACCAATACCATCTTGGGCAGCatgaggaggagaaagaaggagagcTTGTGGTGTCAAAGATATTCTATCAGACTCAGCCAAGGCAATGCAACTGGTCTGATAGAGCTAGTGCTACAACTGGAGAAGGAAGCAGTGATATTATGGCTACTACTAGCAGAAGAGATAGTGGGAGTGGGAGTTGTTCTTCTAAGGAAATATTACCTTCTCATCCTCATAGAGATCATGATCAAATGGCGGCAACAGCAGTAGCTGCGGTTGCTTCTGCTGCTCCAATTTCAAGCTACAGTGGCATTGACATTCATCAGCTGAAGTCAGACCACTTCAGCTTTGGCCCCTTCAGAAAAAGCTTTGATGAG GTGGGGATAGGAGGAGAGGCGTCGACGGCAAGGGAAAGACCAGAAACTGGCACGTGCGAAGAGATACAAGAGCACCACCAGAGATCAGTAGCAGTACAGcgtcatcatcaccatcatcatcatatgGGCCATGAACTAGTACCTGATCATCAGCAGCAGCATCAACATGAACAtcaacaacagcagcagcagcaactgcACCATCATCAACAAATTGCAACAGCTACAGCTTTCCACATCAATCGCCCTTCACATCCCATTTCCACCATCATCTCTCCATCTCCTCTCCACCACACCTCCATCATTCTTGATCAGGACTCCTACTCCCGGTTGATACTTCAAAACGAAAATTTCCAG GCacagcaacaacaacagcagCATCAACAGCAGCAACACCACAACCAACAACAGCATCATAAAATGGGAGATAGGTCTGCATCTGGTTTGGAGGAACTAATAATGGGCTGCACTTCCAGCAGTAGTAATATCAAAGAA AAAAAAATATCAAAGAGTTTGCGCCAACTAATGCAACATATACTTTGTTAA
- the LOC126605052 gene encoding nudix hydrolase 8-like, with protein sequence MTTATLGGFHGPMIAASWTKHRTFQWLPNGFRQKCFLSKSSTAKLNFHGMPFLGGGFKKTAATHVASPNSSSQSVTTELLDAWNDEYGGVIINSESLPTSANAFASAFQASLSNWKMKGKRGVWLKILQEQADLVPIAVQEGFNYHHAEPGYIMLTYWIPKEPCVLPASPSHQIGIAGFVINKKREVLVVKEKCPCSCSGVWKLPTGYINKSEDIFSGAIREVKEETGIDTTFLKMVAFRHAHLVAFDQSDLLFVCMLKPLSYEVTVDDKEIQAAKWMPVDEFIAQPYYQDDCLSKKVIDICMAAKEDRYSGFIGHQLNSKIDGKLSYLYYDEF encoded by the exons ATGACAACAGCAACATTGGGGGGTTTCCACGGGCCAATGATTGCAGCTTCCTGGACTAAACATCGCACTTTCCAGTGGTTGCCAAATG GATTTCGGCAGAAATGTTTTCTCTCAAAGAGCTCAACTGCTAAGCTCAATTTTCACGGCATGCCATTTCTTGGGGGTGGCTTCAAGAAAACAGCAGCAACTCATGTTGCATCTCCCAACTCATCTTCCCAAAGCGTGACAACGGAGTTACTTGATGCATGGAACGATGAATATGGTGGAGTCATAATTAATTCGGAGAGCCTTCCCACGAGTGCAAATGCTTTTGCATCCGCTTTTCAGGCTTCCTTGTCCAACTGGAAAATGAAG GGAAAAAGGGGGGTATGGCTCAAAATACTGCAAGAGCAAGCTGATCTTGTTCCAATTGCAGTTCAG GAGGGTTTCAACTATCACCATGCTGAACCAGGATATATTATGCTAACATACTGGATTCCGAAGGAACCATGTGTGCTTCCTGCTAGCCCCTCACATCAAATTGGTATTGCAGGATTTGTGATCAACAAAAAAAGAGAG GTTCTCGTGGTAAAAGAGAAGTGCCCTTGTAGTTGCTCCGGTGTGTGGAAGTTGCCCACTGGCTATATCAACAAG tCTGAAGACATATTTTCTGGAGCTATCCGAGAAGTAAAAGAAGAAACTGGT ATTGACACAACTTTCCTAAAAATGGTAGCTTTCAG GCATGCACACTTGGTAGCATTTGACCAGTCAGACTTGCTCTTTGTCTGCATGCTTAAGCCATTATCCTACGAGGTCACAGTAGATGACAAGGAAATCCAAGCTGCAAAG TGGATGCCTGTTGATGAGTTTATTGCCCAACCATATTACCAAGATGATTGCTTGTCAAAGAAAGTCATTGATATATGCATGGCGGCTAAAGAAGATCGTTACAGTGGATTCATTGGTCATCAGCTCAACTCCAAAATTGATGGAAAATTGTCTTACTTGTATTATGATGAGTtctaa